A region of the Passer domesticus isolate bPasDom1 chromosome Z, bPasDom1.hap1, whole genome shotgun sequence genome:
TCCCCTCCCAGGTGAGCTTTATTTTCAGAAGTTCACCCATGTCCTCCTCAGTATAGACCAGGAAGGTGTTTGTGGCATTTAGACCAATTAGATCAAGCCTGGAAGAGAGGCAGAGACTTGGTGTTTTTTCCTTATGGAAGGATGCCAGGTGCTCCTTTGTTCCATGCCAGGAGTTTAACAGAGCCCCTGCAGCTTATCGAGTGCTGCACATTCAACTGTCACCAGTTAATTACTGATTACACTGACAGGAGCTCAGATAGCTGCTTCCACACAACGCAGTGTGCACTTAGCTTGGCCATCCTTCCATGGCTTAAAGGTGGGTTTTGTGCCTGCTCTTTCTTTTGGCAGAGGCTAAATAAGGTCAGCAGTGCCTCCAGAGACATTTCAGACCACGTCCAAATGGTGGAgggcaaaaacaaaccaaccgaccaaaaaaaaccacacacaaaaaagcaaTGAGCCATGAAGGCTAACATGGGACTGAGCACATTAAGGTGTTCCCAATTCATCCAGTAATAAATTGGAATTAAGCTGCTGAATGAAAAGCTTTCTGGAAAGGTGATGAAGTGAGGCTGCTAGGCTGGGATGCAATACCAGTGTTATCAGAGGAAGAAGAATTCTGCCAGCCTGTGTAGTCCCTGTGGCCTTCATATTTAGGCAAAAACACAAAAGGCAGATTACTTACATTTCCAAAGAGAGGGGCTCAGAGTCTCCATTGGTTCCGTGGAGGGTGACAGAGAAGGTGGGATCAACCTCTCCCAAGTCCTTATAGCTGAAGACGTGCATTTTCATCTGGTAGTGGTAGACTGGAGAGAAAGGGGAGACCAGAGATGGAACCAGCTGCGCTGAAAAAAACATtgctcagcactgctctgtgtgaAATAGTGTTGGCTAGCAAGGACCAGACCCTTCCTTTAGTGAGACAGCACTGATCACTTTTTTGCTGCCCTTACTGATTACAAATTTGACTTTTAcacaacaacagcagcaggcCCACCATGGGGACGGCTTCCCAGACCTTACATTGCTCTGAGGCTGAGTTCTGCAAGCACAGCAGGTGAagtgcagccctgctcaaaaGGCAGAGGGTTGTTGTGGGTGGATCCCACAGGGAGGAAGGAGCgatggcacagcagagcagtgcagccGGGCGCCAGCAGAACAGCAGCTGGAGCTTCAGGGCTCTGGGGAGATGCTGCTCCTCCACCACACCAGCTTGGGGAGGCCGTGCTCCTCCTGGGAGGGGAAGCGTACCTTTGAAGGGCATGTCAGCCCTGGTTTTCAGGTACATCTTGCTATTCCTCTTGTGGCGGATCCTGCGGGCGTTGTAGCCGATGCCGTTGCAGCGGTTCTTGCGGCAGCTCAGGCAGATGCCCTTCTTGAAGCGGCTGGAATCGGTGCACTGAAAGGCGAAGCTCTGCTTGTCCTGGTTCACCAGGGAGTCCACGAAGAGGTGCACAGACCGCTCGTGCTCGCATTTGACAACTTCACCAATTGCTGGAGAGGCAGAGTTGCAAGGGACACACTTGGTTTAAGCGGCTGTCACCCCAGCAGCCCGTGAGATAAAGTGAGCTCTGCCTTTCTGCAGCCAGCATGAGCTGAACGGGGCCAAACTTGGACAGTTTTCCAACAGCAGCAATTCAGGAGGTTAGTGGGAGATGATCACTTAGTCCCTCCCATGAAGAGCTTTAAGAGGATCCTAGTCCCAGCATAAGACCACAGATTAGGATCAGGTGTTGGAGTGAGAATGTGCTTCATTGTTAAAAGACTTTATGGTTTCTAGCAACTATCTCCAGAAGTACAGACAGtttagaaggaaaaagtagTTTTCTTTCCATCAACCCAAGCCTATTTGTGAGAAGTCTACACTGACCAGAGGCAAAAGGTAAAGAGAACTTACTCCCATAGGCAATGGCTCCCAAGACATCACTTAGGCCACAGCCGGGCTGGAAGTCTCCTCCGTTGGGGTAGATGTCAAGGTGGCCCACAGGCATCTGGATCCCAATGCTAACACCCAGTGTTTCCCTGGTGTAGGTGTGAAGGACATCCACAAAGTTGGCATCATCGGGGGAGAGGCGCCTGCTGGGGTCCACTCCTTCAAACATGGGGCCAGCAGGATCCAAGCCTGGAGTCAGAGAACACATGGGGCCAGGTAAGAAACTGGGCTGTTTCATACAGAACACAGCCAGaagcctgctgctggcaggtcTCCTCACCAGCTGATTCACAGACAGTCCCAGCCTCATTGCTGGTACTGTCCCTCAAGATGTCTTCACCACGGGCTCACTGAGGGCATAAATAAAAATGTCCCACTCCACTTTTGGGGCAGCACAACCCAATAGCAGCACCATGATGAGATTGGCTGCTGGAAGCAAAGAGCCTTCACCAGGGGATGGTGAAGAGATGGTTCAAGAGGCAGCTCCAAACACcagaagagggacagctggcaGCCAAAGCTGCCTCAGTGACATTTAGTCTGTTTTCAGACTGCAGATATGGAGGGACTAACACAATTTAAGCAGCAGCCAAGAACTACCTGCATCTGAGATCCCATGAAGGGTTTGGGATGTTCTGTTTACCCCTGAGCCTCACCCCCAACCAGAAGCTGCACTCCAGAGCATTTCTACAACTTGACTgttaggtgatttttttttcccctgattaattaaatacatttattgCTAGGCTATGTGGAATTCTAACTGCCAGTGTCACATGTAAATCCTTAATGCAACTCTTTGTACTATGCCCTAAGTTCTCACATGTTGAAATCAGCTTTCTTCTGGAGCTGCAAGCAAACTCTTCAGATACTTCCAGAATGAGGGTTTGGagttgatttcttttttttaatcagataTCCTGTGGGACAAACAGCACCCAATAGCTCTCGCCTCCATTAGCTTATGAGCTATAATTACAAAAACACTATCACTCAGAGGAATAGCATTTGGATAGTAAGAGCTTGAGCTGGACTTGTTTCGGAGCCACATTTAAATTCAAACAAACCCAGAACCAGTTTGTCCTGGGTAAGGTTTTTTCACTGAAGCCTTGCTATAATTGATATGAGGAGACCTGTGCTTTCCACTGCTGCCACAAGCAGAAAATTTGTCATTTCTGGAAGAATAACACCAAAACAACATTGTAGCAACACAGGAAACGAGCCTGTTCGGGGAAACTCACTGCCAGGAAGGACAGGGGAGAGACTGCTTAAAAAGCCACTTGCCTGTAATTCTGCCTATAGTGCCGTGGACGTGGTTACCAGCAAAGCCAGCCACGTGGGCACCCAGGCTGTATCCGATCAGGTGGACATTCTCAAGCTTGAAGAGGGGGTTTTCctgcaaggaaaagaaaacatgagAGTTTGATCCCCTCTCTTTCATGGCATCTGGTGCTGCAGGGGTGTAAAGTCCAGTTGCAAGAAGGGATTGGCGGGAGGGGGCAGATAAGCACGCTTCGTTTTGTATTTCATCAAGACAAGCGGAACGGTTTGGATGGCACTGGTGGTTTACCCGTGTTCCAGCCCCAGTTATGATATTCTTTATCACCAAGAATAAAACTttcccctgggagctgccagcagacTCAGCCCTGGCCATGGCCTCAGGTGCCAAGTGCAGCACCATGGACCTCTCCTCTTCCCCCGCCTGCTGCCAGGCCAGTGCTGGCTTTGAACACCCAACACCCGAGCCCACATTGCTCAGGCAGCACTCCCAAATCTGAACTGCACTTCAGCACCACCAACCCCAGCACGCTGCGAGgcagcatctccagggaggcagggcagcagcactgcagctatGAGCCATCACCTGGCcaagccctgggctgggttacagcacagcctgccctgctggTGAACGCTCAGCAGCCTTGTGCAACAGCCCCTCACCGAGCATTACAACAGAGGCTGCTCTTAGCTTGCACTACCTGTAACCAGTCAAGCAACCTCGCTATGGTTTTTCCAACAATCTGCGTGTTGTTCACGGCATCGGTGTAGAGCTGGTGGGCAAGAGAGAGCCAGTCCACCACGACCACGTTGGCAtccttctccctctcctgcaGAGCGGACACCAGGCTGTCAAGCCAGGTTTCGAACATGCCACTCATCTAGAAAGAGATTCAGGTGTCAGTTTCCAGCTTGCGGGACCGAGATGACACATCCACAGTCTAGTTATTTGCATGCCATTTACatttgctgctccagctgcatgctgctcctctgcaagCCCCACTACCTCTCAGCGATGCAGTAAGAGCATGCATGCAACGGAGTAAGAAAAACAGGTTTTGAGAGACTCTGGCTGTAATTACCCACTTGCCTTCtagggcaggagggagaggcatTCATTACGTGCCACCTTATCACACTTTTTCTCAAGAGTTTCAGAAATTCTGACGGATTGCAAAATTATTCTCCAGACCTGGCAGCTCGGTTTGCAtaagccctggcagagctgataAGCTCCCTTGTGCCACACACTCAGCCTCACCAAACGCAGAGTTAAAAGGCTTGATAAAGTGTGTGTGCCCTCTTGTTTCTTTATCAAGGAGTGCACATAGCAGACAGCAGGACTGGGCACTCAGCTACGATTACAGAAGGGCCATACACGTGCCTGTCAAGTCAAGTGTCACATTCATAGTGGTCAGTCAGCTGGATTTTAGTGCCATGTTCACACTGTACAGCCAGGAAGTGATCTTGAGCAGTTATGAATGAGATGGGTGATTTCAGAGTTTCTAAGACTGAAACACTTTGCTCCAGAGATCTCAATAGAGGTGCATCTTTTAAGAGACCATTGTGCTCAGAACATGAGAAGTTTTCCCAAATTCCTATATTCATAGAATTCTAAAATGGTTTGGGtaggaaaggaccttaaagattgtCTAGTTTGAACTCCCCTGCCATCGACagagacatcttccactagaccaggtggTTCAAGGTGCTATCCAGCCcggccttgaacaccttcagGGATGAGTCAGTCACAGAAAttcctgaaaataaatgttctggAGACACAGCCCATTTGCAGGGCGGTTTGCCCTCCGTGAGTGGGCAGACCAAGCATCGCCCGGGATTCTTCACACTTACCGTCCAGCCGTGAATGATGAAGAAGGTTTTAGCTGTCACGTTGAACTTGCAGTCCTccaagcactgctgctgcccgaTGGCGAGCGCGCAGCCATCCTCCCCGGCGTCCGGCGAGGAGCGCAGACCGAACTTCACCCGCGCCTTCTGCGCCGGCACACGCTCCGCGCTGCCATCTGCGAGCCGGCGGGAGAGAAGGGTCAGCAAAGCGCCCCGGAGCCCGCCTGCCCCGCCGGGGGCCgagcccgccccgccggggGCCGAGCCCGCCCCGCGGCTGCCCCGGTCCCGCGCGGCACCGCGCT
Encoded here:
- the LIPG gene encoding endothelial lipase; protein product: MPRLFLLLCGAVSCCAAAGDGSAERVPAQKARVKFGLRSSPDAGEDGCALAIGQQQCLEDCKFNVTAKTFFIIHGWTMSGMFETWLDSLVSALQEREKDANVVVVDWLSLAHQLYTDAVNNTQIVGKTIARLLDWLQENPLFKLENVHLIGYSLGAHVAGFAGNHVHGTIGRITGLDPAGPMFEGVDPSRRLSPDDANFVDVLHTYTRETLGVSIGIQMPVGHLDIYPNGGDFQPGCGLSDVLGAIAYGTIGEVVKCEHERSVHLFVDSLVNQDKQSFAFQCTDSSRFKKGICLSCRKNRCNGIGYNARRIRHKRNSKMYLKTRADMPFKVYHYQMKMHVFSYKDLGEVDPTFSVTLHGTNGDSEPLSLEMLDLIGLNATNTFLVYTEEDMGELLKIKLTWEGTSQSWYDLWKELRSYWYRPVNSTQELHIRRIRVKSGETQQRFAFCVEDSQITSISPGKELWFVKCTEEWQKRSVSNLL